From Candidatus Thermodiscus eudorianus:
GGTTTCCGTGGCCCGGTGCCAGTGTTTCCCATTTCCCAGCATGTATCCTGTGTACTGTATGCATGTAGTCCCTGTAGTTTATGGTTGTAGGCGATTCGCCTAGAGTTGCGTTGTCTCCAACGAAAATGGTGCCGCCAATTACTATACAGTTGTGGTCGTCTGTATGCCCTGGGCATGGGAGGACTTCGAATTCTACTAGTTTCCTCAAAGGACACTCACTATATTCGAATACTATATTATTTTTTAATCCATCGATGATCTTTGAATACATGTCTAGTATAGATCTAAAGAATCCTGAGATGGGATCGGAACCCTCTCTAACAGATATGCCCATGGCCCTTAGGGGCCGTAAAACGCTTCTCTCAACGTTTCTTATCGAGGACAACATATCAATTGTTTCACGGCCAGCGCAGACGATCTTCTCCCTGAGACTTACAAGGCCTCTACTATGATCCCAGTGCCAATGAGTCAATAAAACACCTACAGCGTCATCTCCGGCCTCTAGGACTTCATGCGCTCCTGCGTCCACCAAGATCCTCGTGCCAGCGACATCTACTATGTAGTAGTTTGACGGTTTTGTCAAGGGAAACTCGTAGGTCTCTACTCTCTCTACAGAGTATCTCTCGGCCGTGCCAGGCTGCATAACCGCCACCAATAGCTACGGTAATTGTGTGTAGGATCTATAGATATTCTCCCGAAATATGTATAGCCGTGTTACACAGTACTTTATACCCGGCATAACTATCGGGATAACACGGGTGCACCGAGTGAATTTTGAATTCAGCGAAGACCAGAAACTGTTCCGCGAGGCTGTCAGGGAATTCCTCTCCAAGGAACTCCAACCCCTCTGGGACAAGATAGACGAAGATCATTGGATCCCGACCGAGCTGATCCATAAGATGGGCGAGCAAGGACTCTTCGCTATCCCGGTTCCCGAGGAATACGGGGGCCAGGGAGGCGACTTCACGACAGCAGCCATAGCCGTCGAGGAAATAGCGTATCACGACCCGTCAGTTGCGGTAGCAGTCTTCACCCTGCTAAACAACGCATGGCCCTTTATACTATACAGGTACGGCGATGATGAGATTAAACAAGAGATACTCCCCCTCGTGGGCCGTGGTAGGGGGTTCTTCGGCATAGCCTCCACAGAGCCACACGGCGGGAGCGACGTAGCTGGAACCAGGACTAGAGCTGATAGAAAAGGGGACAAGTACGTCGTCAACGGAGAGAAGATATTCATCAGTGGCGTCAGAGAGTCGATGAAGCAGCTCGATCTAGGCTCTTGGTTCCTTATAGCCAGAACGGGCCCCCAAGAAGCAGGGCATAAGGCGATATCGGCCCTAGCCTTCATAGGTAACAAGAATGGTAGTGTCCCCGAGGGCTTCGAGTACTCTATCCTAAACACGATCGGGAGGCATGGCATCTCAACGGGAATGTTAACTTTCAGGGACGTGGAGGTCCCAGCAAGATACCTGATCGGCGAAGAAAATAAGGGATTCTACTATGCGATGGAGGGCTTCACACTAGCTAGAATCCTAGTTGCGGCTGCAAACATAGGAGCCGGTAGGTGGGCTCTGGAGAGGATGGTTGAGTGGGCCAGGACTAGAGAATTATTCGGTGGTAGATCAATAGCCTCGTTCCAGGGAGTTAGCTTCCCTATAGCAGAGGTTGCAATGGAGCTTGAATCAGCTAGATTACTAGTCTACGAGGCAGCGTGGATGGCCGACAGGATATACATAAGGCGGGAGCCCGGGCTGAAGCCTAAGGATCTAAACTTCTACTCGGCTTCGGCGAAGCTCAAGGCGGTTCAAACGGGGTTCAAGGCCTTTGAGACTCTCATGACAGTTTATGGAGCCAACAGCTATGTGAAGGAGACGAATGTTGCTAGAGGTTTCCTAGGGCAGCTCTCATATGTGGTTGGAGCCGAGGGAGCACAGAACATCATGAGGTATATCATAGCAAGAGAGATTATCGGGAGGGAATACGTTAAGGGCTAGCATTGCCTGGCGAGCTCGTCTACTAGCTTTCTACATCTATTTAATTTCTCTCTGGCGACCTCGGACCCGTTTTCTGCAGCGTCGACCAGGGCTCTGGCCGCAATGCATGGTAGCTTATCCTTTGGGATCTTTATTATTACTCTCTCTAGGAACTCCGGGCCGACCTTTCGTGTCACTGTCCTTGTAAACGGTAGCGTGTCTTCCAAGACGGTTTGCTTGACATGTATTCCTTCACTGTTGACGACTATGCTATATTTCGGTGATATCTCTATTTCCACGTCGTAGTCTCCGGGGGGTGGTGCTATGCAGATAGCGAGTTCTATACCGTCTTTATTGTCACATGGGCAAGGCATCATATTATCTCCCGATCCTCTCGACGTATAACGTCAAGCCTTTTCTACTAATAACACGTACTTTCTCGCCCCTCTTGATCACGTCTCCACGGGCAGAGACCGCGGTCCAGATCTCTCCCTCTATGAGGACTTTTCCCTGGGGATCTAGATCCTCTAATACCTCGCCTGTGAGCCCGATTAGCGCCTCTGGCCCTATCTTCGCCCTGGAAGCCTGTAGTTGCGCGACCCTATAGGTTATGTAGCCTATGATTCCCGCGTAGACTACTGTGATAATTATAATGTGCTCAGCCGTGATTATGTCTTCCCTCTCTAGGAAGTAGAGGAATATGTAGACTAGGAATGTAGCTATTATTATCTCGTCTAGTAGAGCTATGACCGCTTCAACATACCGGCTAGCCATGTAGAGCACACCCGAGTCGTTGCAGGCTTATTTGCCCGCTGCGCCGATACTACCACCTCGTGGTGTTAACGAGCAGGGTTTATTTCCGGAGTGGTGCGTGAGGGTGACCGCGAAGAAACAGTGGCTTGAAAGTACTAAGGCCTCAAGCCTACTGGCTGTGTACTACGGGATAATAGACCTCCTGGAGAGGCTCTCCCTCGATGCAGAGTCGCCGCCTCAAGCCCTTGAGGTCGACGAGAGGCTCTTGGATAAAGAGTGGCTTGAAACCCGTATATCTGAGGGCCTAGTCACTGTTAGGGTCAGGCCCCCCTCTTCTGGGGTTTCGGAGAGATTAGATGATAGGGTTGAGCTAGCTAGCGGTGGGCCCGTGTCTATCGAGATCGTTCCCGATGAGGAAGTCTGGGGTGTAAGGCTGGGCTCTCTCTACGAGGCTCTCCCCAGCTTAGTTCTACGGACGGATGCTTCTCTCTATAAGAAGCTAGCCTTCGAGACTACTCGGAGCGGAATAGAATACATGGGAATCTATACTGTGAACGGCCTCTTAGCCGTGTTCGAGGGAGAGCATTATAGGGTCACCCTCCCTTTCGTCAAGTCCGTCGCCTCGGTGCACACCCATCCCGAGGGCTCGTGCTTGTTATCGCTGAAGGATGTCGAGTCGGGCCTGGATCTCCTCGTTGAAGGCGGGTTGTTTATCGCAGCTGTAACGACCTCTTGTGCGTTTGTAATGTATCGTCACGGTTTAGTCCTGGAGGACGACTTTTTCAGGGTTAAGGAGGCCTTGCTGAAAGCTAGAGGAAGAGGGTCCCTAGACTCTCTTAGGCTAGACAGTATTAGATTCTATAGCGTGGCCTATTAAAGGGGTGTGGATTATGGGTGTTGGCTCTATGTATGAAGTGATCGAGGCTCTCTCCAGCCTGAGCCGCACAGGCTGGATGTTGCGGGGAGTCCCAAGCGCCTTGGCGGAATCCGTTGCGGAGCATTCCTTTGCTTCCGCCGTTATAGCGTTTGAGCTCGCTGTTAGGCTCAGGGATAGGGGCGTCGAGATCGACCCCTATAGGGCTGCTCTAGTTGCATTAGTTCATGACGTGGGAGAGAGTGTTATAGGCGATATCGCTAAGACCGCTGGGATTGGCGATGCTAAAAGGGAGGCTGAGTTGAGGGCTGTGAAGACGCTGCCCTTCAGCAACGCTCTGAAGGAGCTTGTGATAGAGTTCGAGGAGAGTTCTAGTGTGGAGGCTCTCGTGGCACGTGTGAGCGAGTCCCTTGCCACTATTCTGAAGGCTAGGAGTTACGTTTCACTCGGATATACTAGGGTTAAGGAGATCGAGGATAATTTGAAGCGTTACGTGTCTAGTTTGCTACGGGATAGACTTGAGCTCAGGGATTTGATTAGGGAGGTTATTGCCGAGGCTCTCGGCTTAACCCTCTAGCCTCTTCATATACTCGATGGCTCTCGGCACTATCATATACCCCTTCTCTAGTATA
This genomic window contains:
- a CDS encoding acyl-CoA/acyl-ACP dehydrogenase, whose translation is MNFEFSEDQKLFREAVREFLSKELQPLWDKIDEDHWIPTELIHKMGEQGLFAIPVPEEYGGQGGDFTTAAIAVEEIAYHDPSVAVAVFTLLNNAWPFILYRYGDDEIKQEILPLVGRGRGFFGIASTEPHGGSDVAGTRTRADRKGDKYVVNGEKIFISGVRESMKQLDLGSWFLIARTGPQEAGHKAISALAFIGNKNGSVPEGFEYSILNTIGRHGISTGMLTFRDVEVPARYLIGEENKGFYYAMEGFTLARILVAAANIGAGRWALERMVEWARTRELFGGRSIASFQGVSFPIAEVAMELESARLLVYEAAWMADRIYIRREPGLKPKDLNFYSASAKLKAVQTGFKAFETLMTVYGANSYVKETNVARGFLGQLSYVVGAEGAQNIMRYIIAREIIGREYVKG
- a CDS encoding MBL fold metallo-hydrolase is translated as MQPGTAERYSVERVETYEFPLTKPSNYYIVDVAGTRILVDAGAHEVLEAGDDAVGVLLTHWHWDHSRGLVSLREKIVCAGRETIDMLSSIRNVERSVLRPLRAMGISVREGSDPISGFFRSILDMYSKIIDGLKNNIVFEYSECPLRKLVEFEVLPCPGHTDDHNCIVIGGTIFVGDNATLGESPTTINYRDYMHTVHRIHAGKWETLAPGHGNLLDRGETIKYFSTVIDRKNKRMARVVASLAKGTTNFNDLLKDVYGLKPEPQAYVPARTLIGYLRLLEHYRLAEIRWESSPLQITFLG
- a CDS encoding HD family hydrolase → MYEVIEALSSLSRTGWMLRGVPSALAESVAEHSFASAVIAFELAVRLRDRGVEIDPYRAALVALVHDVGESVIGDIAKTAGIGDAKREAELRAVKTLPFSNALKELVIEFEESSSVEALVARVSESLATILKARSYVSLGYTRVKEIEDNLKRYVSSLLRDRLELRDLIREVIAEALGLTL